ACTGCTTCTCAAAGTGGCTGTCCTCAAGCCAGCGgaacagaagacataaatagagtATGAATTGTGTCCAGGTTGGAGATTTACATTTTTCAAACTCCAAGAATTAAAATATGTTATgaaggttcttttaaaaaatattcttgtcTGTCATTTCTGAGGAAAGTAGTCATATAATAACCCatctcttgattttttaaaatattttatttatttatttattttccttatttttttggctgtgtcaggtcttgcagcacacaggatcttcgttgaggcatgcaggatctttcattacGGTGTGCGGTCTCTTTGTTGCAGCACCCGGGcatctctctggttgtggcgtgagggttttctctctctagttgaggcgtgtgggctccagcacgcatgggctctgtagtgtgcagcacgcgggctctctcgttgagacGCGCGAGCTCAGTAatagtggcgcatgggcttagttgctgtgtgacgtgtgggatcttagttccctgaccagggatcgaacccgcatctcctgcattggaaggtggattctatACCATtagaccaccggggaagtcccccatCTCTTGGTTTTTagaggtaggggtgtgtgtgtgtgtgtgtgtgtgtacacgtgtacGTAAGAGGAGGCGGAAAACAGAAAGGCAGTATTTAGTCGAGTTAGGAAAAGAATTAATTAAGGAAGCAGAGGGCAAACAGGAAATCCTTAGCAAACTCCAGATCCTGCATTTAGAGCCACACCACTAGAAAGGAAAACGGTTTGTATATCTCCTGTCACTGGTTGCCGCTCTTCAAAGCACGACAGCTTGCAAGTTTGGAAGGTTCTAGAAAACTTACCACTGTACTCTCCAACAACTGtcaataatttcctttctttcttagaaatcatgtttgaagcattgtttttatttcttaggttttatatatatgtatattataataacacttcatttttcttctttcaccagaagaagaagaagagcaggTGCCCACCGATGGGGGCACATCAGCAGAAGCCATGCAGGTTCCCTTGGAAGAAGATGATGAACTGGAAGAGGAGGAAATTATCAATGATGAGAACTTCTTGGGTAAGAGACCGCTGGACAGTCCGGAAGCTGAAGAAATGCCCACGATGAAGCGGCCACGCCTGCTAAGCACTAAAGGGGACACCCTGGACGTGGTGTTACTGGAGGCTCGAGAGCCACTCAGCTCAATAAACCCCCAGAAGATCCCACCAATGCTGTCCCCCGTCCACGTCCAGGACAGCACGGACCTAGCTCCTCCGTCACCAGAGCCGCCAATGTTAGCTCCAGTGGCAAAATCACAGCTGCCAACCGCAAAACCGTTGGAAGCGAGGTCGTTTACACCTAAAACAAAGACTAAAACCAGTTCTCCAGGGCAGAAGACTAAATCACCCAAAACAACTCCGTCACCAGCAATGGTCGGAAGTCCTATTCGGTCTCCAAAAACGATATCCAAAGAAAAGAAGTCTCCTGGACGTTCAAAGAGCCCCAAAAGCCCCAAGAGTCCCAAGGTCATCACTCACATTCCCCAAGTACCCATCAGACCCGACACCCCTAACAGGACTCCTTCAGCTACAATAAGTGAAAAAATTAGTAAAGAGACCATTCAGGTGAAACAAATACAAACAGCCCCTGATGCTGGGAAACTGAACCATGAGAATCAGCCGAAAAAGGCCGTCGTGACTGATAAGACCATTGACGACTCTATTGATGCTGTGATTGCACGGGCTTGTGCTGAACGGGAGCCAGACCCTTTCGAGTTTTCTTCTGGATCCGAGTCAGAAGGAGACATTTTTACCAGCCCTAAGAGGATTTCAGGTTCAGAATGTGCTACCCCAAAAGCTTCCACTTCCTCCAGCAACTTCCCCAAGTCCGGGTCCACCCCTCTCCCTCTTTCAGGCGGAACTTCAAGTTCTGACAATTCCTGGACGATGGACGCATCCATCGACGAGGTGGTCCGGAAAGCCAAGATGGGGACCCCTCCCAGCGTGCCCCCCAGTTTCCCTTACATCTCCTCCCCTTcagtctctcctcccacccctgagCCGCTGTACAAGGTATACGAGGAGAAACCCAAAGCGCCGGCCTCCACGGACGtcaaaaagaagctgaaaaaggaagTGAAggtgaagatgaagaagaaagagaagcagagagataAGGAGAGGGACAGGGACAAAAGCAAGGAGAGaagcaaagagaaggagaaagggaaggagaccaGCAAGGAAGCCAAGTATCCCTGGAAGGACTTTCTCAAAGACGAAGAGGGAGATCCCTACAAGTTTAAGATAAAGGACTTTGAAGATGTGGATCCAAAAGCAAGATTGAAAGATGGAATGGTgagaagggaaaaggagaagcacaaagacaagaagaaagagagagaaaaaggcaaaaaggATAAAGAGAAGCGGGACAAAGAGAAAGCGAAAGATAAAGGCCGAGAAGAGAGGCTGAAGGCTGCCCCAGCccccctggccctgccccccAAGGACGTGGCGCTGCCCCTGTTCAGCCCCGCGGCTCCCGTGAGGATCCCGGCCATGCTGCCCTCCTTGACACCCATGCTTCCCGAGAAGCTGTTCGAAGAGAAAGAGAAGcccaaggagaaagaaaggaaaaaggacaaaaaggagaagaagaaaaagaaagagagagagaaggagaagaaggagaaggagagggagaaggagaagcgagagagagagaagagggagaaagagaaggagagacacAAGCATGAAAAAGTAAGCACTTTATCCTTGGGGGCCCTGTCTGATCCAAGTTCTGTTGAAAGCACAGGTAAACAAAGCCAGcaattgtctgtctttttcagaTGTAAATCACCCAGAGCTTAACTGGAAACACGTCTGTAATGCGttacaaaatttaattttaattctcaaacccataaacttgtcatcaacCCCCCGATACATTGGAAAACGTTAAAAATTCATAGCCTAAGAGCAATCTAATCACAGACCATCAACTCTCTGTTAACCACACTAATCTCTGGCAGTTTGTAAAGATCTGTAATCTTCAACAGTgaataatatttttgtaattatCAGGTCTGCAGCATACTAATTTGTACCCAAATATTAGATACCCGGAAAAGGCAGCACCCAGTTTTCTAGGAGCAGGTAAAACCATGGCGCTGTCCTAAAAAGACAGCAAGGCCCATGGAGTCCTTGCTCActgattctgttttgtttggtGAGCCATTTTTGCAAGTATTTAAGGTTATGCCTGTCTTCTGCTTTCTGCAGCATCTCTTATTCttctattttctgctttttttttttaaacaggatttttaaaaatttatttatttatcttatttgtggctgcatgcaggctttctctagttgcagtgagagggggctactcttcattgcggtgcgcaggcttctcattgcagtggcttctcttgttgaagagcatgggctctaggcatgcaggcttcagtagttgtggcacgcaggctcaggagttgtggctcacaggcttagttgctccgcggcatgcgggatcttcctggaccagggatcgaacctgtgtcccctacactggcaggcggattcttaaccactgcaccaccaggaagtccctcttTTCTGCTTTAATAAGATTAGGACATGTCTCTGAGTATCTAGCTCATCTGGCAGCCTGGTTGGTGGGTAGAAACTAATTCTAAGTATTTTCCCATGTAAGTAAATCAGGCTTCCGTAGAATATAGCCAAAGAAACTGATGTTCATCATGCACTTTGTAGCAACCAGGACCTCGATCCTTTGGGCACAAGATGCGACCTCTGCTTTTATAGCTTTGCTCTCTGTCCACAGTTATTTGGGTTATAGTGGTTGACTTGTTGATGgagaaatttcttttaaattttctttaaaagtgtcTAAGTGTCTGGTGCCATATGTACAGATCCTCAGGTAGTCTTTCCCTGCCCTCTGGGAGCATTCCTCTTTGAGGGTGGCTACAAAATCATACCTAGGAATTTTTTCCACATGATAAAATATGCTGTATTTGACCTACAGCAGCTCCATTATCCATACTTTTGCAGTGTTTTCCATTTCAGACTTAACTGGGAAGATTAGTTTAGCTGACGAGCTAGCTAACCTCTCACATTTTTCTgcctaacttttttctttctctgtcccccTTAGCtattattctaaaatataagGCAGTAGAATGGAAATTCTGATATTAATAACTGAACATCAGCAAGTTAGCAAGATACAGAAATCCaactcttttttccatttttgaaatCACTTTATCATTGTGTTATTTTTCCATGGTACCCGGAAGATTTTAAAACACTTCCGCGTACCTTAGTGTCTCCCCCGACACACCCATGACACAGGTCCAGCAGGTATTATTATCAACCATTATGGATGAGAAACAGCCTGAGTGACTTGTCCAGGATCAAGGTCATACAACCAGCAAGAGCCGGGTCATTTACACACAGACTTACTTCCCGTTTTGAAATGTTTACGGCTGGTGATCCTGCCCGGCAGCAATTAGCCGCTTACCCATCAGGTACCTAGTAACTTGGCAAATGAGCCCTCAGCACATCAGAGTACTGTTGCTTTCATCACCATCTCACCTCTGGAAAGTCAGTAGAGGTGTTTCAGAGGCCACTGTGAACTTCAGTAAAGCCCATCAGGTTAGCTGGTAACAGCAGCCCATGCTTTTCCTCAGCACCTACCTGACTTTGGCAAGGACATGTCTCTCAGACCATCTTGGCTAGAAGCAAAGGGTCAGTTATGAGTCGCACAGACTTCACCTAACAGAGGAATACAAGTCCTTGTATCAGTTTTGATGGTTATGGATcagtttttaaagataaaaacttACAAAAGTCAGCCATCAgggctttaaaaataataaacgtTATTGTCTCTGGAGTTAAACCTGAGTTCCCATCCCGACTTTTTCAGccctgtgaacttgggcaagtggcttaggtgaggattaaatgagataacatctgAGACCTGCTTATACCATTTCTGGCGCATAAGTAAATGCTGAATAAGTGGAGAATGCGGTGATGGTGATGGCGagttttattattccattttgaaTCAACCCCTAAAACATAGAAACCTGAATAGAGGCGGCTGCTTCATTGGACCCTGGTGACTGACCTGTGTGTGACAGGGTGAGTCAGCTGTGGTTCCAGTGTTGAAAAATTATGTCTGCTTCCTGggcattcttttaaatgttagcCCTTTGCGCAGCTAGGAAAGGGTAAATCTATTGTAACCTGTGGGATGCCATTGACAAGGAGTAGAAATTGAGATATTAACTTAAACATTGGACTTCTCTTTTTTCAACCCCACTTAATCCCCCTAAGTATCAAGCCATATGAGTAAATGAAAATAGACCTGAAATTGGGTTGCATATGATCTAAGGATTTTCTTACATACGCACAGAAGACAACAAGAGTAAATCAAAACAAGGCATATATAAGCTGCCCCAAGAAAATGTCTGCAGTCAGAAGGCCGAGGGCCGTGGTTTCCTTCCTCCGGCTCCTCCTCACCAGCTCACAGAAGCAACTGTCCTGGACACGGACCTGGATCAGCAAGCAAGGGCATTgtttttcaattaaaagaaaaacctccCCATATTTACTTTACCTACCTATAAAGTTT
This sequence is a window from Mesoplodon densirostris isolate mMesDen1 chromosome 4, mMesDen1 primary haplotype, whole genome shotgun sequence. Protein-coding genes within it:
- the TAF3 gene encoding transcription initiation factor TFIID subunit 3 isoform X3 encodes the protein MCESYSRSLLRVSVAQICQALGWDSVQLSACHLLTDVLQRYLQQLGRGCHRYSELYGRTDPILDDVGEAFQLMGVSLHELEDYIHNIEPVTFPHQIPSFPVSKNNVLQFPQPGSKDAEERKEYIPDYMPPIVSSQEEEEEEQVPTDGGTSAEAMQVPLEEDDELEEEEIINDENFLGKRPLDSPEAEEMPTMKRPRLLSTKGDTLDVVLLEAREPLSSINPQKIPPMLSPVHVQDSTDLAPPSPEPPMLAPVAKSQLPTAKPLEARSFTPKTKTKTSSPGQKTKSPKTTPSPAMVGSPIRSPKTISKEKKSPGRSKSPKSPKSPKVITHIPQVPIRPDTPNRTPSATISEKISKETIQVKQIQTAPDAGKLNHENQPKKAVVTDKTIDDSIDAVIARACAEREPDPFEFSSGSESEGDIFTSPKRISGSECATPKASTSSSNFPKSGSTPLPLSGGTSSSDNSWTMDASIDEVVRKAKMGTPPSVPPSFPYISSPSVSPPTPEPLYKVYEEKPKAPASTDVKKKLKKEVKVKMKKKEKQRDKERDRDKSKERSKEKEKGKETSKEAKYPWKDFLKDEEGDPYKFKIKDFEDVDPKARLKDGMVRREKEKHKDKKKEREKGKKDKEKRDKEKAKDKGREERLKAAPAPLALPPKDVALPLFSPAAPVRIPAMLPSLTPMLPEKLFEEKEKPKEKERKKDKKEKKKKKEREKEKKEKEREKEKREREKREKEKERHKHEKIKVEPVVPAPSPVIPRLTLRVGAGQDKIVISKVVPAPEAKPAPSLNRPKTPPPTPAPAPVPVHVTPAPVPLPLLAPASTPLAGMPAPAPAASGSASSKAPVRSVVTETVSTYVIRDEWGNQIWICPGCNKPDDGSPMIGCDDCDDWYHWPCVGIMAAPPEEMQWFCPKCANKKKDKKHKKRKHRAH
- the TAF3 gene encoding transcription initiation factor TFIID subunit 3 isoform X2, with protein sequence MCESYSRSLLRVSVAQICQALGWDSVQLSACHLLTDVLQRYLQQLGRGCHRYSELYGRTDPILDDVGEAFQLMGVSLHELEDYIHNIEPVTFPHQIPSFPVSKNNVLQFPQPGSKDAEERKEYIPDYMPPIVSSQEEEEEEQVPTDGGTSAEAMQVPLEEDDELEEEEIINDENFLGKRPLDSPEAEEMPTMKRPRLLSTKGDTLDVVLLEAREPLSSINPQKIPPMLSPVHVQDSTDLAPPSPEPPMLAPVAKSQLPTAKPLEARSFTPKTKTKTSSPGQKTKSPKTTPSPAMVGSPIRSPKTISKEKKSPGRSKSPKSPKSPKVITHIPQVPIRPDTPNRTPSATISEKISKETIQVKQIQTAPDAGKLNHENQPKKAVVTDKTIDDSIDAVIARACAEREPDPFEFSSGSESEGDIFTSPKRISGSECATPKASTSSSNFPKSGSTPLPLSGGTSSSDNSWTMDASIDEVVRKAKMGTPPSVPPSFPYISSPSVSPPTPEPLYKVYEEKPKAPASTDVKKKLKKEVKVKMKKKEKQRDKERDRDKSKERSKEKEKGKETSKEAKYPWKDFLKDEEGDPYKFKIKDFEDVDPKARLKDGMVRREKEKHKDKKKEREKGKKDKEKRDKEKAKDKGREERLKAAPAPLALPPKDVALPLFSPAAPVRIPAMLPSLTPMLPEKLFEEKEKPKEKERKKDKKEKKKKKEREKEKKEKEREKEKREREKREKEKERHKHEKDMPRPGIEPAPPAEEAWSLNHWTAKEFPSISSLKWDMIITLFKKLQRVIVNIY
- the TAF3 gene encoding transcription initiation factor TFIID subunit 3 isoform X1, with translation MCESYSRSLLRVSVAQICQALGWDSVQLSACHLLTDVLQRYLQQLGRGCHRYSELYGRTDPILDDVGEAFQLMGVSLHELEDYIHNIEPVTFPHQIPSFPVSKNNVLQFPQPGSKDAEERKEYIPDYMPPIVSSQEEEEEQVPTDGGTSAEAMQVPLEEDDELEEEEIINDENFLGKRPLDSPEAEEMPTMKRPRLLSTKGDTLDVVLLEAREPLSSINPQKIPPMLSPVHVQDSTDLAPPSPEPPMLAPVAKSQLPTAKPLEARSFTPKTKTKTSSPGQKTKSPKTTPSPAMVGSPIRSPKTISKEKKSPGRSKSPKSPKSPKVITHIPQVPIRPDTPNRTPSATISEKISKETIQVKQIQTAPDAGKLNHENQPKKAVVTDKTIDDSIDAVIARACAEREPDPFEFSSGSESEGDIFTSPKRISGSECATPKASTSSSNFPKSGSTPLPLSGGTSSSDNSWTMDASIDEVVRKAKMGTPPSVPPSFPYISSPSVSPPTPEPLYKVYEEKPKAPASTDVKKKLKKEVKVKMKKKEKQRDKERDRDKSKERSKEKEKGKETSKEAKYPWKDFLKDEEGDPYKFKIKDFEDVDPKARLKDGMVRREKEKHKDKKKEREKGKKDKEKRDKEKAKDKGREERLKAAPAPLALPPKDVALPLFSPAAPVRIPAMLPSLTPMLPEKLFEEKEKPKEKERKKDKKEKKKKKEREKEKKEKEREKEKREREKREKEKERHKHEKIKVEPVVPAPSPVIPRLTLRVGAGQDKIVISKVVPAPEAKPAPSLNRPKTPPPTPAPAPVPVHVTPAPVPLPLLAPASTPLAGMPAPAPAASGSASSKAPVRSVVTETVSTYVIRDEWGNQIWICPGCNKPDDGSPMIGCDDCDDWYHWPCVGIMAAPPEEMQWFCPKCANKKKDKKHKKRKHRAH